From one Amycolatopsis sp. FDAARGOS 1241 genomic stretch:
- a CDS encoding MFS transporter, with protein sequence MTVQTRTAPRVHRAWYVAAAAFIALLAAAGFRAAPSVLIDPLHEEFGWSRATIGSAVSVNLVLYGLFAPFAAALMERFGIRRVSATALFVVALGAGGTVFMSASWELILCWGVLVGAGTGSMAMSFAATVTTRWFVRHRGAVTGVLTAAGSTGQLVFLPIVAALAVGNGWRTASLVIAIAALAVVPVVLLVVRDHPADLGTVAYGAPEGTEVAKPAPRGGSARRALAVLFQAMRSRSFWLLAIGFAICGATTNGLVGTHFVPAAHDHGMPQTTAANLLALVGVFDVVGTIVSGWLTDRVDPRILLGVYYALRGLSLAMLPQLFTDSVQPSMWAFILFYGLDWVATVPPTVALCIRSFGEAGPIVFGWVFAFHQLGAAFAASAAGAVRDQLGDYALAWYVAAGLAVIAAIASVSITRSGGRELTFVA encoded by the coding sequence GTGACCGTCCAGACCCGCACCGCGCCCCGCGTCCACCGAGCCTGGTACGTGGCCGCCGCCGCGTTCATCGCCCTGCTGGCCGCCGCGGGCTTCCGCGCCGCGCCGAGCGTGCTGATCGACCCGCTGCACGAGGAGTTCGGCTGGTCGCGCGCGACCATCGGCTCGGCGGTGTCGGTGAACCTCGTGCTCTACGGGTTGTTCGCGCCGTTCGCGGCCGCGCTCATGGAGCGCTTCGGCATCCGCCGCGTCTCCGCGACGGCGCTGTTCGTCGTGGCGCTCGGCGCGGGCGGCACGGTGTTCATGAGCGCGAGCTGGGAGCTGATCCTGTGCTGGGGCGTGCTCGTCGGCGCGGGCACGGGCTCGATGGCGATGAGCTTCGCCGCGACCGTCACCACGCGCTGGTTCGTGCGCCACCGCGGCGCAGTGACGGGCGTGCTGACCGCGGCCGGCTCGACGGGCCAGCTGGTGTTCCTGCCGATCGTCGCGGCGCTGGCCGTGGGCAACGGGTGGCGCACGGCGTCGCTGGTCATCGCGATCGCGGCGCTCGCCGTCGTCCCCGTCGTGCTGCTCGTGGTGCGCGACCACCCCGCGGACCTCGGCACCGTCGCATACGGCGCGCCGGAAGGTACGGAGGTCGCGAAGCCCGCGCCTCGCGGCGGTTCGGCGCGACGGGCGCTCGCGGTGCTGTTCCAGGCCATGCGCTCGCGGTCGTTCTGGTTGCTGGCGATCGGCTTCGCGATCTGCGGCGCGACCACCAACGGCCTGGTCGGCACCCACTTCGTGCCGGCCGCGCACGACCACGGCATGCCGCAGACCACCGCGGCGAACCTGCTCGCCCTGGTCGGGGTGTTCGACGTGGTGGGGACCATCGTGTCGGGGTGGCTCACCGACCGAGTCGATCCGCGCATCCTGCTCGGTGTCTACTACGCGCTGCGGGGGCTCTCGCTCGCGATGCTGCCTCAGCTGTTCACCGATTCGGTGCAGCCGAGCATGTGGGCGTTCATCCTCTTCTACGGGCTCGACTGGGTCGCCACGGTCCCGCCGACGGTCGCGCTCTGCATCCGTTCCTTCGGCGAAGCGGGCCCGATCGTGTTCGGCTGGGTCTTCGCCTTCCACCAGCTCGGCGCCGCGTTCGCGGCCTCGGCGGCGGGCGCCGTGCGCGACCAGCTGGGCGACTACGCGCTGGCCTGGTACGTCGCGGCGGGCCTCGCGGTGATCGCCGCGATCGCGTCGGTGTCGATCACCCGATCCGGCGGACGTGAGCTCACTTTCGTGGCCTGA
- a CDS encoding LppX_LprAFG lipoprotein, with amino-acid sequence MRCRRFLPALLLLGLVGGCTAPSLPSADDLLGAAEANFAGVRSVHFSVVVNGVLPGLPLSTAEGDATVEGGGRAAGNAELAGPTSDRKFSFTVDGTHATTHDTTGKSWSGPATFTVSRFLGPDGGLAKLLNSLQHPQTETQEPVHGVEMYRVGATVPAKVATGLVPQVHSDVNVKVWVTTAEPRRFARLWLQVPPPTEKDSPVMYELELSKENQPVPAPPA; translated from the coding sequence ATGCGCTGCCGACGCTTCCTGCCGGCGCTGCTGCTGCTCGGGCTCGTCGGCGGGTGCACAGCGCCCTCGCTGCCCTCGGCCGACGACCTGCTGGGCGCGGCAGAGGCGAACTTCGCCGGTGTCCGCAGCGTCCACTTCTCGGTGGTCGTGAACGGCGTGCTGCCCGGCCTGCCCCTGAGCACGGCCGAAGGCGACGCGACGGTCGAGGGCGGCGGTCGCGCGGCGGGCAACGCCGAGCTGGCCGGGCCCACGAGCGACCGCAAGTTCTCCTTCACCGTCGACGGCACGCACGCGACCACGCACGACACCACGGGCAAGTCCTGGTCCGGCCCGGCGACCTTCACCGTCTCGCGCTTCCTCGGGCCCGACGGCGGGCTCGCGAAGCTGCTCAACTCGCTGCAGCACCCGCAGACGGAGACGCAGGAGCCCGTGCACGGCGTCGAGATGTACCGCGTCGGCGCGACTGTGCCCGCGAAGGTGGCGACAGGGCTGGTGCCGCAGGTCCACTCGGACGTGAACGTGAAGGTGTGGGTCACCACCGCCGAGCCGCGGCGGTTCGCGCGGCTCTGGCTCCAGGTGCCGCCCCCGACCGAGAAGGACAGCCCGGTGATGTACGAGCTCGAACTCTCGAAGGAGAACCAGCCCGTACCCGCTCCCCCGGCGTAG